The Apostichopus japonicus isolate 1M-3 chromosome 20, ASM3797524v1, whole genome shotgun sequence nucleotide sequence atatttttttaataaacaaagaGTTTTCCACAAGCTTTTGAAAACTTGGTTAGGATTTAATGCAACATCccaaaaatgaaaatcaattgtAAGTGACTTGATTAAAGGCTGACATATTTCTGCTGTTACACATTTACATATAAAACCTTTTGGATTAGTCATTTTGCtttcataatatgaatattactTACCTCTTTCCTCTTGATGGCTGAGAACACTGTAAGGATTATTATGAATTCAGACCTGTTCTGTAGACTTCAATCAGGATAACTTGTGATTTGTAATCTTGTTGTGATTAAGTATGCAGTTGTACTATtttctttgttctatttttGCAGAGAATTTTATGGCATCAATGAAAGTGACTCTGCTACAGCTGGAGAAGAGGAAACAATTCTTAAAAAGGTAAACTAGCATTATTGACCTTGTTAATTGTTTTTGTCATTTCAGTAAGAATAAATGAGTGAATTGCTATCCACTGTTGCTGTATGGGGGGTGTGGAATTATTTTCTGAAACTTTGGAATCAATTATGACTTTCTGGAGTGGTTAAGTATGTTCACTCAAATAGATTTATGTAAACATTTCTCCTCATGATGTAATCACTGATCTATATAGTAATTGCATTAGGttatatataaaacatgacCTCAAGTGcacattgaattttttttttgtacacagataATCACAGTTTCCTTATTTTATAGTTTCAACATTCAGATACCTCTAATTGGTATGAAAAATCTGACCACTGAGGCACTGTACCAGGCTATGTgataatattcttatttttgtagccattttgtaaaatttaccATAAGGATGGAAAGGTTGACTTGAGGTCATAAAGTTAATGTCATGGATTCTTATAGAGTGATTAAAACAACTTCTGTCGATACTGGTTACATCTTCATGTCAGTTTGGATTGAAAGGATTTACCCGGTTTAGAACCCTGTTTAAGGATCATTAATCACATTGGCTGGACTACCTAGTCCAGGACCAAAGGTCATCAGATGAACAATTATTTTACATCATTGTCTATTAAATTTGACCGTTTCACCTGTCATCATGTTGAATATTGCTTTTTCTCGTTATTAATTTGTCTTCAATGTTCAACGTAGAACTTTTGATATTACAAATGTTTAGCTCCAGCATAAATTTGATCCATTTAATAGTTTCTTTGAGGATTAAATTAATTGTATATTACAAAATCCCAAACCTCCTATACATGTGATATTTCTTAACATCGTATATTTAACGTTTCTTGAGCAGGTGCAACTTCAAGAAGCGTTTACGGGAATCCggtttgatgatgtcatcagcagAGTGCTTGAGCAAACACCAGAGAGAACTGTCAGAGTCCAGACGATAGACGGAGCCTGCTCTGACCTTGAATTTAAGGTCAAATTTGAGGTCATTGAAACTGAGGTCAgagtttattttcaattaagGAAAGTAACTGGTATTTGATAGTGTTGTAATGCCTTGCCCCACAGCTCACTGCCTCTGGTAGACTAAGTTTTATTCTTAGTGTAGCTATCTTTAGAACAAACTATTATGATgtgacaaaatttaaaaaatatacttgGCCTTTTAAATGCCCACGTCATTTTGTTTATGTGCAAAGAAATTGTTGATGTTTAATGATCAAATCACCCAAGTGTTGCTGTGTGAAATCCTGAACTTACCATGACAGTCTGAGAAGACATTCCAGTCGTAACCAGCTTGGTTGTTACTCATCTTTGGTATAaggacatcccctcccctcccccaacccacttCAAAATTATCCCAGTGAATATGCAAATCCAACTTCAACTAGTTTTATTACACAGAAGTATTAGCATCCTCAAGGAACCACTCAGCCCTTGACCCTCTGTTGGTTCTTCTTTTACCACTGTggtagttttgttttattgctgTCTGAAGACATCCTCGCATATCTTAAGCTCCAAGGAATATGTTGCCTTGGCAACAGTGTGTTATGAATATTGCATAGAGTAATAGCTCCACTATCTACTACTGAGATGTATGAAAGAGTTCGCTTAAGAAAAACCAATAATAAATatccaacaacaaaaataaacgGTAATGTTTACTCATTGTTTAAAGTCAGCACAACAAGAAGGAAGAAGACACAGCAAGAAAAGAAAGCTGACTGTGGTCATAAGTAGAATAGTTTGGCAACAAGATTTTCCAAATGAGAtctaatattttgtttcttcgtGTAGGTAACTGAGAAGTCAACAATACCAGCTCTAGCAGAACAAGAACACAGAGCGCAGATCACAAAGTTAGAGATTTCAGTCGACCATGTGTGGGTCAGAAACGATATCAATGCATTTATTAGTCAGATGACCCAGTCATGTTCTCTGCAGCCATTTCTAAGAGGTTTCCAGCAGTACTCGGGGAAATTTAGTGAAAGGAAGAAAGCATACAACCATTTCGCGGTGAGTACCCATGGATCCACACAGCCCCCTAACATGGCAATTTAAAGCAGTTGTGGTGGCTGTATAACTTCACTCACTGTAAATATGCTTGAGCTAAAAGTTGTTAGTTTGTTGCATTAATGTTACAAAGTATCTTTCAGACACTTAATAAAAGTCTGCtgctttgataaaaaaaaagaatcttaTCAACCCTCAGTCAGTTTTTTTTGCACATTATTAATGATCTGATGCTGTAGTTTTCATTATCCGCTGAAAATAATTATGACCAAATTTTGACGTTTCGAGTCTTGAGTAAATACTTCACACAGTTTGTACACTGTTGTGCAGGTGATTAGAATCAGCTGGGAAGTGTAAAACTGTCATTAAATACAACTTGCTGCTTTAAGGACAGGTATTCACAAAGTTAAGTGAAGTATTGATCAGGTAGCAGATAGCAAACTGGTATGTAACCGTGACTGACTTGCTTCACATGTAAATACGTATTAGAGCAGTTTTTCGAACATGAAATAAATAGTTTATaactaataaacaaaaaatcttgaaaaattgctatgcaaagtgAAATTTTCTTTGCTTTGCAAAGTGAAAGTTATTTCCTGTATGTCTCTTGTAAATTTAAAACGTGAAATATACATATGTGTCATTGTGTATAAAAAGCTCCTGGTAATAGACAGGGAGTAAAGGACTATAATCACTATATTTAGGGAGAGTAATTGAACATAATATAGCAAAAAGTTTGAAGTAAGACATTACTTTCTGGTAGGTTGTAGTCAAGTAACATCAAACTTTTACATCATGGATATTGATATTAATGTATAGGATGCATATGGATGCAAGCCCTGGAACatataaaaatttctttaaataGTTATTTTGCACATCTGTAAGTATCAGGAAATTTATCATTCACCAAATTGATAGTAAAAGGTGTCTAATAAGATGGTCACTTGGTGTTGCAAAGATGACATCCTCATGAGattgtgcaaaaaaaaatacaggCTGTGAGCTTAATAGATTAGCTTGGCAACCACAAAAGATAGAGAGAGAAAGCTATTTTTGTAGAAAAGTGAAACATTATCAGAGATATGTAACTTAGAATCTTAAAAAGATAACTAAAAAGTTACAGGATCTATGTGTTTGCTTTCTTCAAATCCCCAGAAAACTTACCCAGGTTGCGTTACCCTCTATCCGAATAATGACCTGTCCATCCTGCAGTTTTTTCATCCGGTACAGAGAGGGTAAGTCCATTAAGAAAGTAAAGTTACTCAGTGGTTTTTGTGCTTCAGATGGGGTTTATTGTGGAAACTAATGCTCAAATGACAATAAAAGGTACGACCAAACTTACAGTGAACGTTAACATTTCTGGGCAAACGGTTGCTTGTTTTCTTCTTGACTGTGTAGCAACAGAAAATGTCTGAGGAGGGTTTTCGAGTTCAAGAATAGTGAGGGACCAGAATAGAATGGGGAAGAGcaggggtgggtggaggggggggtggggctgtgTGCATAGGTGGAGGGATAAACTTATAAAGTTAAAAGATGAATGATCAAGAGAGACAAGAATCTGCAAACCTTGCCATCACAATAACTCCAAAATGGCTTGTACGTATCATTGGTATTGCTCATCTGTCCACTTGCCACATAAAGTAAAGACTGCGTATGGTAGTTGGGTCGTAGAGGCAATCATAGAGGTCACTCTAAACCTGCTTGTGACATAGTTCATCCAGTGCCATTTTTGATTCCATGGGTCATTTTGAAGtcaaactttaaaacaaattaatcatTCCAATAACAACTGCCGGGCAGGCATCTTTATGAACCGTAAACTTGGTGTTTAGGCCCGTATGGGCAATTCTTCAAGTTCCTGTTTTATATTAAGACTGGAGACTAATGGTCAATTTAGGTGACTAGAGGTCAAAAGTTGAAAACCGTTGTAACATGTGTGCTCACTCACAGGCATGCCATTGTCTAACTTCATTCATCAGTTCATTTGCTGCCCACTGGAGACCAGCAAATGGTCAGAACTTTTAAAAATCTTTTACACAAGGTTAAGTCGATGCTTGTTTACTCACAAGTACATGATCGGAGGTTCTGGAATGCCTTTAATTTTACGTTATGAAATGTTTTTATGTAGATACAATTAAGGATACAAAGAACCCTTGAGGACTAGAGACAACGAGAGGTACATGCGTCCACCTTGTCTGTCATGTCCCTCTGATTATGTTTTTCCCATGTTTGGAATGTTTCTGATCCGTTTTGTTCTTTTTGGTTTTTACTCTTTTAGAATTGTGTACACTGTGACTTGGCTAATACAGATAACACCCCATTCCAACGTTGAGGAGAACTTTTCTCTTGATGTTTTTGCGACTGAACAAAGTAAGTTGTCTCTTTTTTTGAAACTCAGGTCATTGAACATTGTTTTTTAATCCTGTTGATTTAGTTTATTTTACGTTGGTGTTCTTAGTAGCCGACCCTCCGAAAACATTCTGCTTAAGGACAGGCACCCCACACCTTCAGCCAAGCAAACTGCCACTTCCCATATTGGAAAAAAGAGATAtgaacaaaaatgaaatgaaaagaaaatgcttTTATTCATTTAATAAATTATTGGTTGAAACAGTCTTTGCAAACTTTTGTTAATTATAAGTAAATCATCAACAGAACACTGAAAAGGGATTTTAATGAATTAATAACGAGGAAAGCAATTAGCGACTGCCATGGGATACAAACTACTGACAGGATTCCACATACTGAGCTATCAAGCCTGTTTGATTGCTGGTGAGGAAGGAGGGTGTACCAGTCAGAGGTCACAGTACCTTGGATACCATGTAGCCAGGGATCACACCCTGTACCATTCCATACAACTCAGAGGGTGGCAGGGAAGGGGCATCAAGAAGAGTTGGGCTTTTAATTGTGCATAGTTCTTTAATAGATCAAACATACATtatcatatattatacattatcaGTGCCAACTTAAACCTGTAGTTTgcattgaaaatttgaaattggtCACAATCTGGTGGTAACATATTTTAACCGTTAAATGAAAGATAATGTACCGAGTCACACAGTACATTGCTTTTAGTCCACCCACATCAGGCCAGTATCAATGAAATTAGACATCAACCTCAGAGGTTTGCAAACAAATCAATCTGACCAAAATTTCTGCGTTGGATGAGACAGCTTGTAACCTTCTAATAAAAGGCTGACCAGCCAAGATCTCTAATGGATATGAGGGGTACATGCTTCGGTTAGGATGTGGGGGAGCTTCCAACCCTCAAAAAGGGTAAATGCAAAGATCTCTCAGCTATGGGGGAAAAGGGCGGGGGCGCCTGAAAAGCATgttcatatttaaatatctttGCAAAATTATTCAGGTTCAATTTCGTTATCGCCCTCTCCCTCCCATGAGGATTCAGTAAGCCGTGATGcatgagaattttttttggggggggggggggagtgtgcAGCCCTACATcacttcaaaatttgaaatacgGTTAACTACGATAAAAATCATTGGTGTGCAATCTCATGCAGAGGGAATCACAATTCGTGATGTTTTAGAGGAAGATAGAAGTTTACAGAGCATCATAGTCATCTACCTTCTGGAGCAGATCCCCAAATTTACTAAAAACTCTGTTTTCTTCTTGTGCAGTGCAAAGGCGAGACAGGCGAAACATTCTTGACAAAGCACCCGAAAAGTTTCAGAAGATGATTAAATTGAGGGGAATTGAGAGAGCAGTGGACACGTTGATACAAGCAGTATCATCATACTAGTGATGTCAATGGCTGTTGATACAAGCAGTATCATCATACTAGTGATGTCAATGGCTGTCCTAGGTTAACTAGTTTACGATGGTCAACTCTCATAATCTGGTATTGGATACTGATAATGCTAAAACAGTATCATCACACTAGATGGTTGGCTGTGATGCTCTTAAAACTCAGTGTTAACGTAATACACGAGATAAGAATGTCACCTCTCATATTGCACTAATATGATACTCTCAAAGCTAAACAGTATCATCACAATAGAAGACTGAGTGTGATGCTCACTAAAACTCAACTGTAACATTACACTAGATAAGATTTTCACCTACTGTAGACCGGTATGATATTGTTAATGCTAAGCAGTAGCATAATGCTAGATGGTTTGCTGAAATACTCTCAAAACTCAACCATATCATAAAACTAGATAAGACTAAGTAGTAGCATCATACTGGAGAACATGGTTGACGGTATAGTCTTAATACGAACCAGTTTTATCGTACCAGTTAAAATGTATATTGATGTAgatgtaaatttgatttatatttaGATACACTTTAGGCAGAGAATTAATACTGATTGATGACATTCTATTACTGTCGTCAGTGCAGGTTGTATTGTTAACACAGTATTTATTCTGAGAATTATCATTTAAAcacataataaatatatcatcagtcccccaccccccccccccccttcaccagAAACAACACAAGAATGAGTTAGAAAATTGAACCAATTGATGAAATGCAACCAGCCATTTTGAAGATCTGACCTGAACATACAACTAACAACATACACTGTGCTTGAGTGTATTATTTGTATGACAGGAAACATTGTTAACATTACCTTGCAGGCACAATATGCTGCTGCAAGAAATGTACATATTCTATTACAAATTATGTAACAGCAGATAGGTGCTAGATTACTGGGTTGTTGTATAAATGTGTgcatttgtgtgtatgtatgtttatgtatgtatctatgctTTTATGTGTGTACATATGTGTGTTTGCATGttagtatgtgtgtgtttgtttgtgtctATGATAACGTATTAATCTAATAGCTTTTCCTTAATTTTATTTCAGAGGAGGACATTTTCTACTTTCTtttgtgaaatgaatttgtagATAAATTCTGACTAAAGTACCCAAATTTTTTTGCCATAATACATTTATTTAAGTTACTTGTAATTGCATTTTTCctatttctttgtattttttttggcaCTGACTCTGTTGTTGTGGTTAACCAAAGAGGCCTTTTCATATCTTCTGACCTGTTAATAAACATAATTGTTTATTGCACTTAATTATCCGAGCTTTTGACCTCCCAGACTCCTTCCCTCTGGTTTATGTCAGTTATAGAAAGAAAGGGCTGTCAATGTCCATAAAATCTTGTTCACACTACACAGACTTCCAGAGCTAACTGTTAAATTGATAGAATGAGATGAATAAGTCTAAAGATTAAAGTGAATTTATTGAAGGCATAGAGGGATTATAATTGCCAGTGTAATCTCCATTGTCATTCCATTAAAGATAGCTGTGAAGGTAATTGTAGAGGAAAGTCGAAAGTAGAACTGTTCATAAAGAAAGTTTTGTATTGAGTAGTGGGGTTGAGGATGGGTAGGGTCAGAGGGTGCATGAAGGTTTCGGTTATTTCAGCTCAGTGTGCGACATTAAGCTTGACATAATGAGAAAGGGGAATCGGGGATTGTTGCACAAATTCATTCAGAAATTGTTGACATTTGGTTTTGATAAACTTTGATCATAACGAACTGTCagtatatatagacatatacacacacaaacgcacacacatacatatatatatacaacaaccTGCACCCCACTCATACAAATTCCTGGTTATGCTGCTGATTTCAAACAAATACCATTGAAACCCATACACTCAGTGTGAGAACTTTTGCTTTTTAGTTTGGGTACcttatttaacaaaaaaatcattgcataattttcattttcattgcaTTTTCATAGCATTAATATTAAGAAACAAATTTATGCCTTCATCTGTGTATCAGTGAATGTCAACCTCCATAAACCTGTACACAATAGGAGTGTCTATATCAGTGAAGGGTGCCAGCCCATGATATTGTTTTGATTCATttagattataaaaaaaatactgaaaacatCCTCCTAAGAATATTGAgaatatgacatcacaaaatgGGGGTGCTTTCTAAGTTTGATTAAAGCACAAACCTATTCTGTTAAGATGTGTGGTTTGGAGTAGATCTAagataatacaaaaataaaattacacaaGAATGGAAGATGCTTttgaccaccccccccacccctgttACCCCTCCCAATAAATGCAATAAGAAATAAGACTCAAGGCATTTGTTATGTAGTCAATATGAGGAGTGTAGTATGAAATTTCTGCACAGTGAAAAACGTGCATGGACGTATATACAGTCTTTCTTTTGTAGGGAAAAGGACAATTAGCAAGTTTCCTAATTCATAATCTATGAAGTGAAATGTGCTGTGTTTTGTTTGCGAATTTATTCCTATAAAATCCACCCAAACCCTctcccggccccccccccctccccggcaCTTTCACTCCCCTTCGCAGTAACTTCGCTCAAAGGTCACCAATATTTCCCCCAAATATGCTTGAAATTCCGACTATGGTCATGCATGTTACTCCCACCCACCAAGCATTTTTCCTCAGTGAGATATTTAAATTGTCTTATTGAACATTCCTCAATGTCTCGGAATAATTTGGAGGCCAGAAACTCGAAGCAAAGTA carries:
- the LOC139962092 gene encoding centromere protein P-like isoform X2 encodes the protein MSSEVDIDAFSTVSRAIDDFPSENDVPEPIETYLKRVTEHPVLSSTRIETSTAGNVNGNSSPPNRQTVGSCKAEILRLEDEIAQLEDVLFQEEFKVLEIPTTTLEEIGEFYGINESDSATAGEEETILKKVQLQEAFTGIRFDDVISRVLEQTPERTVRVQTIDGACSDLEFKVKFEVIETEVTEKSTIPALAEQEHRAQITKLEISVDHVWVRNDINAFISQMTQSCSLQPFLRGFQQYSGKFSERKKAYNHFAKTYPGCVTLYPNNDLSILQFFHPVQRGIVYTVTWLIQITPHSNVEENFSLDVFATEQMQRRDRRNILDKAPEKFQKMIKLRGIERAVDTLIQAVSSY
- the LOC139962092 gene encoding centromere protein P-like isoform X1, which gives rise to MSSEVDIDAFSTVSRAIDDFPSENDVPEPIETYLKRVTEHPVLSSTRIETSTAGNVNGNSSPPNRQTVGSCKAEILRLEDEIAQLEDVLFQEEFKVLEIPTTTLEEIGEFYGINESDSATAGEEETILKKVQLQEAFTGIRFDDVISRVLEQTPERTVRVQTIDGACSDLEFKVKFEVIETEVTEKSTIPALAEQEHRAQITKLEISVDHVWVRNDINAFISQMTQSCSLQPFLRGFQQYSGKFSERKKAYNHFAKTYPGCVTLYPNNDLSILQFFHPVQRGIVYTVTWLIQITPHSNVEENFSLDVFATEQMQRRDRRNILDKAPEKFQKMIKLRGIERAVDTLIQAVSSY